The stretch of DNA TCTGGTCACCCCCGTCTGGTGGGAAGACATTTGGCTGAATGAAGCCTTTGCCACATGGATGGGCAATAAAGGCATTAATCTATGGAACCCCGACGGCAATTTTGATCGCAATACATTACGCTCATCACTCGGCGCGATGAATATCGACACGTTATCAACAACGCGCAAAGTCCGCGAGCCACTGGAGCGGTCTGAAAACGTCATGGATCAATTTGACGGGATTACCTACCGCAAGGGCGGCGGGGTGCTGGATATGTTTGAGAGCTATCTGGGTGAGGATAAGTTCCAAGCGGGCGTGCGGCTGCATATGGCCCGTTATGCCGACGGCGTCGCAACAGGGGATGATTTCTTCCAATCTATTGCTGACGGGTCAGGCAATAAAGATGTCGTTGCGGCGATGAAATCATTTGTCGATCAGCCGGGTCTGCCGATTGTTGACGCTGCCATGAGCTGCACGGGCGGAAAAGCCGCCGTTAAACTATCGCAATCGCGTTATGCGCCGCTGGGGTCCAAAACACAGCAAGGCCAAAGCTGGCAAATACCCGTCTGCGCCAAATTTGGTTACGCCGACGGATCAACGCAAAAGGTTTGCTCGCTGATGAAGCGAGCCGAAAGCACGATGAACCGCATGGATGAAAACTGCCCGACCTTTGTCATGCCCAATGAAAACGGCGCAGGTTATTACCGCTTCTCGCTCGATAATGAGGGCTGGACGGCGCTTTTGGCTAATCTGGATAAGCTCAACACACGCGAAGTCCTAACCGTGCAAGACAGTCTAGAATCTGCCTTTCGCGCGGGTAAAGTCGATGCCTCTGTCTTTATTAAAGGGATGGAAACACTCGCCGCATCGTCTGAATATGACGTCGCGTCCGGCGCGGGGGATTGGCTGTCTTGGTTTTATGACCGCTTACCCGAAACGTCCCGTCCCGATGTCGCGCGTCTGACAACAGATATGTATGCAGCGCGTTACAAAGCTATTGCGGGCACGGACACAGTGGAAGGTGATCTATTGGCCCCAACATTGGCCGCACGGCTTGTCTCTATGGGCGGTGATACGGCCCTAAAGGCCGATTTTGCCGCCAAGGGCCAAGCCTATCTGGCGGGTGATAAAGACGCGATTGCGCCCAATATGCTATCACGGGCCTTACGCGCCGCTATGGAGGCCAAAGACACATTTGGCACGGCAGAGCGCTTGCTTAATATGGCCAAGGACGGCTCTAGCTTTGAGAAAGGGGCCGCCATTGGCGCGCTGGCACAGACCAAAAACCCAAGTATCGCGGCGATGCTGCGCGATACGGCGCTGGTCGATGACGTGACCCTGACGGGGCGTCAAGCGACCTCGCTTATCTCCACTATGCTCGGCTCTGATGAGCTCGGCGAGGAGACATGGGCTTGGTTCAAGCAAAACTTCAAACTATTTGTCGATACACGCGTGCCGGATGTGCGCAAAGGCGGCATGCCTGGCTTTGGGGGTCGGTTTTGTTCAACCGAGCGCCGCGATGAGGTGCGTGATTTCTTTACCGAAAACGCCGCTGTCATTCCCGGCTATGAACGCTCCCTCGCCCAGACATTAGAAAGCATAGAACTTTGCGCTGCCCTCAAAGAGGCAAAAGCAGATGAAACCGTCGCTGCCTTAAAGGCGCGGTAGATGGCAAAGGGTCAGGCTAACACTGTCTTGAAGCGGCTGGCCAAAGGCTGGCCGCTCATCGCCTTATGCGCTTTATTAGTGTGGATCATTGGCGAGCAAATCCGAGAGGAAGACCCACCACCGCAACACACCGTAGAAGACATTCAAGACAAAACGGACCGCTATCAACGTGCGATAACATGGTTTGACCGCGCAGAGAAAAAACACGAGGCGGGCGATATGGACGCGGCCTTTCCCCTTTATGAACGCGCAGCCAATGAAGGCGATAGCGAGATTTTGGAGATATTAATTAACCGCCACCTACAGGCCAGTGACGGCTTTCCCTATGATATTGAAACGGCAGAGCGCTATATTAGAAGATTGGACACTAAGAAACGTGGGCCATATTTAACAAAGATAGCGCAGCGCTACCAAAATGGGGGACGCGGTATCGACCAAGACATCCCGCGTGCGGCGGCGCTCATTGATGAAGCGATTGCATCTAATTATGATCCCGCTTTTATGATTGCCTATAGTTTTTATGCCGATAAGCGCCATCCTGCGCCTTATTTTGACCCTGACAAGGCCCTTCGCTATATCGACGTGGCAATCGCAGGGACGAGCTCTGTCGCCCCGCGTATGACAAAGGCGCACTTCCTCCTCCGGCAAGATGATGAGGCGTCAAAACTAGAAGCCGTAGCTTTGTTGGAAGCGGTCATTGCGAGTGAAGCCCGCAACCCAAAGGCCCTGCGGTGGCTCGGGGATTATTATTATGAAAACGGTCAATTTAAAGAGGCCGCGCGCTATTATCACCGCCTTGAGACCCCCTTGCCCGAAACCGTTTTTCGCAAAGCTGAAATGCTACGCGCAGGCGCGCGCACCAAAGGCGATTGGCGCGAGGCGCGCGAACATTACGCCGTTGCGGCCACCGCACGCTATATCCCCGCCATGCTGATGATGGGGCATATTCACCGCCTTGGTCTGTCAGCAAAGGCTGACCCCGAAGTGGCTCTGAGTTATTATGCGGCGATCAATTATCCCATCGGTCATCCAGCGGGACATTTTATTGGCGCCATGTATCAAGACGGCGCGCTAGGCTCCGTTGATTACGCCAAGGCCAAAGCCGCCTATAAAGACGGTATGGAGGCAGGCATGCCCGCAGCTTACGTCATGATGGCGAGACTGTATGAGCACGGCCACGGCGTACCCAAAGACCCGGTCAAAGCGTTTGAGTTGATGAATGAAGCTGGAATACTGGGCAGCAATCTAGGGCGCGCGGGCATGGCCGATTATTATGAACGCGGCATTGGCACAGAACCAAACTTGGACACGGCCAAGATATGGAACAATAAAATCCGCTCGGTGGATACCGCGCCGCCTAACGGCATCCCGCTATTTGACTGTGATATTTGCGACCCCAAAACAGATTAGACTGTAGACCGATTAATTGAATTGAAAGTTTTAAAAATGTTCATAATGACACGACGTGTAACGACCCTTTTATCAGCCACAGCTGTGAGCTTATTTGTTCTGGGCTGCGCACCGCAAAATACAGCGGATAAAGGCTTTGTCGTGGACGCCGCACAAGATTACACGGCGTCCGATCTTGTGTCGCAAACACTGCCAGAACTAGCGGCGCAATTACAAAGTGGCGATATCACGGTCGAGCAATTAACCCGTGCCTATCTGGCCCGTATCGACGCGGTTGATAAATCAGGCCCGCGTCTGCAAGCGGTGCTGAGCCTTAATCCCAACGCTCTATCTGATGCCCGTGCCTTGGACGCAAAGCGCGAAGCGGGGGAACCATTAGGCGCGCTTCACGGCCTGCCGATATTGCTGAAAGACAATATTGAGAGCAAAGACCCTGTCGCGACAACAGCGGGCGCTTTGGCACTGGCGGATAATATCACCGGCCGCGACGCGCCGTTGGTGGCGGGCCTGCGCGAGGCGGGCGCGGTCATCATCGGCAAAGCCAATCTATCCCAATGGGCCAATTTCAGAAGCCGAAATTCGATGTCAGGGTGGAGCGCATTGGGCGGGCAAGTGCGCAACCCGCATAGCCTTGACCGTAACCCCTGCGGCAGTTCCTCTGGCTCTGGTGCGGGTGTGGCAAGCTCACTGGCGGCAGGCGCAGTTGGCACAGAAACCAACGGTTCTATTATTTGCCCGTCCACCATTAACGGCGTCGTCGGGTTTAAACCCACAGTGGGTCTAGTCAGCCAGCAATATATTGTGCCCATATCGTCATCCCAAGACACGGCAGGGCCAATGACAAAAACTGTGCGTGGGGCCGCGATGATGCTGGGGCCCATGGCAGGCAATGACGTGGATTACAGCGCGGGGCTGAGCGCTGACGCGCTGCGCGGACAACGCATTGGCGTCATGCGCTTTGCCCAAGGCAGTCATAGCGGCATCCAGGCGCAATTTGATGAAAGCCTTAAAGTCCTTACGACTGCGGGCGCAGAACTTATTGAGATTGACGCCTTTGATTTAGGCGTAGAGGGATACGGTGGTAAAAGCTTTTCCGTGCTGCAATATGAGTTCAAAGCCACATTAAATGATTATCTAGCCAGCACGCCCGACACGGTCGAGACCCGCACTCTGTCCGAGCTTATCCGTTTTAATACGGCCAACACAGATGTAGAACTCCCACTCTTTGACCAAAGCATATTAGAGCTATCAGAGGCGCGCGGACCATTATCAGAACAGGCCTATATCGATGCGGCGTCCGAGATAAAACTGGCGACGGGAAAGAACGGGATTGACCGTTTATTATCCGAGCATAACGTCGTCGCCCTCGTCGCGCCGTCAGGGCCGCTGCCGGGGCGTATTGATCCCGTGAACGGCGATGTCTGGCCTGATTGGGCGGGCGCAGGATATTTGGCCGCCGTTGCGGGATATCCGCATTTATCTGTCCCCATGGGCACTGTGCGCGGCATGCCCATTGGTCTGTCATTCATCGGCACGGCAGGGGATGACGGTAATATTTTGGGCTATGGTTACGCGTTTGAGCAGCAATCAAAAACGCGAGAGAATATGAGTCGCGCAGCGCCGCAATACCGACAGAGCGCAGAGGACGTGGACGTGATTGGCACCGCTATGCGGCCTCACGCTTTGGAAACAGCAGCGCGTAAAGACTAATGAGGAGCCAGGCGATTTCGATTAAAAAAGCGGACAGATTAAAGTCAAAATAAAGTGACACTAAGATCAGCGCCGCCCCCATAGCGTTCAGCACAGAATAAAGCCGCATCTGCGGGGTCAGCTTTCCGATTTGCAGCGCCGCATAAGCGCCTAAAATCAGAACAATACCGATATTGCCGACAAAATCATACCAGTGATAGCTCATGACATTCCCTTATATTCGCGACTTACTGCGGTGCTTTCTTTTCCCCCCAAAGACCCCTATATGCAAGGCTTGTTGAGTGAGGCCCTATGCGCTTTTTAATTATGAACGGAGCGAAGAACCGCTTTGCCGTCTTTGACGCGCGGGCAAATTCTGGCTTTGCCATGGATGAGGCCAAGGCTATCACCATTTGCAAACCGGGCAGTGCCGTCATGGGCGAAAAGGGCGCAGACCAGCTTGTGATTATGCGCGCGCGAAAAGACCCCCATGCCGACGCCTTTATGGAGATTTGGAATCAAAAAGGGTTTGAGGTCGACGCCTGTGGTAATGCCACGCGCTGTATTGCGTGGCTCTACATGCAAGAGGCGGGCGTGGACACAATGACGCTGGAAACCAATGCGGGGCTGCTTTATTGCCGCGCAGCGGGCGAGAACAGGGTCGCCGTTGATATGGGGCCACCGCGCCTTGATTGGAGCGAAATCCCGCTGGAAGAACCCATGCATACCCACCATATCGACGTCAAAGTCGGCCCGATTGATGCGCCCATGCTGTCCAACCCTGGTGCGGTCAATATGGGTAATCCGCATTGCGTCTTTTTCGTGGATGACTTTATCAAAGCCAAGCCCGAACGTGTTGGGCCGATGATTGAATTTCATCCGCTGTTCCCGCAACAAGTCAATGTCGGTTTTGCCCGCGTTGATGCCCCTGACCGTATCCGCCTGAAAGTGTGGGAACGCGGTGTGGGCATGACGCTAGCTTGCGGCACAGGGGCCTGCGCGGCCGTAGTTGCCGCCCACCGCCAAAAACGCAGCGGGCGCAAAGTTATGGTCGAAGTGGACGGCGGGGAGCTGCTGATTGAATGGCGCGCCTCTGATGATCACGTCATTATGACAGGCCCAATAGAGGTCGAGATGGAGGGGGTGATTTAATGACCTTGCCTTCGCCAATTGACGCAGCCAAGACGACGAAAACCAAGGTTATCACTTTGGGGTGTCGGCTCAATGCCTATGAATCAGACGTCATGCGCGGCCACGCCGATGATATGGATTTAAATAACGCGGTGATTATCAACACCTGTGCGGTGACATCCGAAGCCGTGCGGCAATCGCGCCAAACGATACGCCGCGCGAAGAAAGAAAATCCCGAGGCGACCCTCATTGTGACGGGCTGCGCGGCACAAATTGACCCCAAGGCCTTTGCGGCCATGGAGGGCGTTGACCGCGTGATTGGTAATAATGAGAAAATGCTGGCGGGCACATTCGATCCTGAGCGTTTGCTGGGCGGGGAGGCGATCCAAGTCAATGACATCATGGCTGTGCGAGAAACCGCGCCGCAATTTATCACGGGCGCCAATCGCGCAGTGATTAAATCGCAATCACGCACGCGGGCATTTTTACAAGTGCAAAACGGATGCGACCACCGCTGCACATTTTGCATTATTCCTTTTGGCCGTGGCCCCGCGCGCAGTGTGCCCGCGGGTGAGGTCGTTGCCCATGTGCGCGACCTTGTCCGCCAAGGTTACGGCGAAGTTGTGCTGACAGGTGTTGATTTATCCAGTTGGGGCGGCGACCTGCCCGGCACGCCGCCGCTGGGCGATTTGGTGCGCCGCGTGTTAAAACTGGTGCCCGAACTGCCGCGTCTGCGCCTATCGTCGATTGACCCTGCCGAAGTGGATGACGCCCTCTTTGAGGCTTTGACGACAGAGCCGCGCATGACGCCCTATGTGCATTTATCGCTACAAGCAGGCGATGATATGATTTTAAAACGCATGAAGCGCCGCCATTCGCGGGGTGACGTGGTGTCGCTTTGCGCGCGGCTGAAAGCGGCGCGACCAGAGATAACATTTGGCGCGGATATGATTGCAGGCTTCCCCACAGAAGACGAAGCCATGTTTGAAACAGGGCGGCAGATTATAAATGAGATTGGTATCCCTTGGCTGCATGTCTTTCCCTATTCCCCACGCGACGGCACGCCTGCCGCGAAAATGCCGCCCGTGAACGGCAAGCTTATTAAAGCCCGCGCCAAAATACTGCGCGCCGAGGGCGAAGCCGTGAAAGCCGCCCATCTACAATCGCGTATTGGCGATATTGATACGGCGCTTTTTGAGGAAACAGGCCTGGGTCGCCTCCCTGATTTTACGCTTGTTAAAGTGGACAATCCCCCTGCCGCAGGGCAGTTTGGGCGCGTTAAGATTACGGATAGTGATGGTGAATATGCACTGGGTCGCATAGAAGAAGAATAATCACAAGAGGCGCGGAGAGAGCGCAGCGAACGACCGGGAAACATAATGGCTGATGATAATAAAAAGAAACGCGGGTTTTTGTCCAAATTGGGCTTTAAGTCCAAGGAAGAAAAACTGGCCGAAGAAGCGGCAGAGCGTGCCGCGCAGCAGCAGCTTGTTGATGAGGCCATGGCCGCGCGTATGGCGGCGATTAATGCGGCGGCCCTAAAATCAGCGCGCGAGCAAGACGCGGCTAAATCTGGCGTTGATATAGCCGCCGAGGATGAAGCCCGCATCGCGGCAGAGGAAAAGCTGCGCGCCGAAGAACAAGCCCGTAAAGATGTCGAAGCCGCCAAACGTCTGGCCGCCGAAAAGCGCGCCAAAGAGATTGAAGCCAAACGTCTCGCCGAAGAAGAGGCCGCCTTTGCCGCGGAAGAAAAAGCGCGCCTAGAAGCAGAGGCCAAAGCGGAAGCGGAACGCAAAGCGCGCGCAGCCGAAGCCGAGAAAGTCCGCCTTGCGCAGGCCGCTAAACGTAAAGCCGAAGAAGAGGCTGCGCTGGCCAAAGCCGCGAAAGAACAAGGTGAACGCGAGGCGCAGGCCCTGCGCGAAAAACAAGAGGCTGAGGCAAAAGCCCGCGCCGAGGAAGACGCCCGCATCGCGGCTGAGCAAGCCGAGCGAGAGGCGCGCGAAAAGGCCGAGGCTGAAGCGGCTCGTTTGGCCGAACGCGACGCCGCGCGCAAAAAAGCCGCCGAAGCCGCCGCTGTCGAGGCCGCGAAATTAGAGGCTGAGCGCGAAGCAAAACTGACCGAGGACCGCCGTATTGCCGATGAGCTGGCCGCCCAAAAAGCTGCCGAGCAAGCCGCCATTGAGGCCACCGCAGCCAATTCTGAGGGCGGCTTCCTTGACCGCATGTCAACGGGGTTGAAAAAATCAACGTCCCGTATGTCAGACAGCGTGTCGGCCATCTTTACCAAGCGCAAGCTGGATGACGCCGCGATTGAGGAGTTGGAAGACCTGCTCATATCCTCTGATCTTGGCGTCGGCGTTGCGACCAAAGTCACGACACTTCTGGCGAAAGATAAGTTTGACAAAGAAGTGACAGATATGGAGGTCAAAATTGCCCTGGCCGATGTTATCTCTGACATCCTCACCCCCCTTGAAAAACCGATTGTGCTGACAGAAACGAAACCGCAAATTATGTTATTTGTCGGCGTTAACGGGTCAGGCAAAACCACCACACTCGGCAAAATAGCCAAGCGTTATCGGGACCAGGGTAAAAAAGTCATGATAGCCGCGGGCGACACATTTCGCGCCGCCGCCGTCGAGCAGTTAACCGTGTGGGCCGAGCGTTCGGACGCCGAGATTATCTCTGGCAAATTGGGCGCAGATGCGGCGGGCCTTGTTTATGACGCGATCGAACAGGCCAAAGCGAAAGACGTTGATGTCTTGATGATTGACACGGCGGGGCGTCTGCAAAACCGCACGGAGCTTATGGATGAATTATCCAAAGTCGTGCGCGTGATTAAAAAACAAGACCCAAGCGCGCCGCATCACTGTATCCTCGTGCTGGATGCCACAGTCGGTCAAAACGCCCTATCCCAGACAGAAGTATTTCGCGATACAGCTGGCGTGACGGGGTTGATTATGACCAAACTTGACGGCACAGCCAAAGGCGGTGTGCTGGTCGCGCTGTCTGATAAATACAAACTCCCTATCCACGCCATTGGCATTGGCGAACGGATTGAGGATTTGGAAAACTTCAGCGCCCCCGTCTTTGCCGCAGCGCTATCAGGCGTGGCCGACGCGCTGACGCCGCCTGCGCAAAACTAGCGTCAAACTAAGCGCCCAATACGCGAACATCCCTTGCCAATCCTTCTATCATAAGGCACATCCCCCTCATGTCTGACCCCTCTATTTCGCCCACAGTCCCGACCAAAAAACCGCAGCAAAATATGCTGGTGGATTTGGGGCCTGTGGTGATTTTTGTTGTTTGTTATCATCTGTTCCGCCGCAGTAACCCTGATGGGGCGATGGTGAAGGCGGCTGGCATTTTCATGGTCGTAGCCGTTATCGCGCTGATATATTCACGCCTAAAATCTGGACGCTTTTCGGGCGTCTTATTATTTACCACCGCCATTATTTTGGTGACCGCTGGGCTGACCGTGTTTTCTGGCAATCCGATATTCTTCTATATGAAGCCCACGATCATCAATGCCCTGTTTGGGGTGCTGGCCATTGGTGGGGCGTTGATTGGGAAAAACGGAATTAAAATGCTGCTGGGTGAGGCGTTCCGCTTACCAGACGCAAAATGGAATACTTTGGCCATTCGCTGGGGGCTGTTTTTCTTTTTCATGGCGGCGTTAAATGAATATATTTGGCGGAGTTATTCCGAGCCGTTTTGGGTCAATTTCAAACTTTGGGGCATGACGCCGCTGACCCTTATTTTCACTCTGTCTCAAATCCCGTTTATCATGAAACACGGCAAAATAGCCGGCCAAGAGGCAAGTCAAGCTGCAGATCAAGACGATACGTCAAATGCGGTGAAAAAAGACTAATCCTGCGACAAGCGGGCTATCGCTTTCTTAAGGTGGGCGCGCTATAGGCTTTTTATGGGTCAGATACGGACATTTTTTCGCATGATGCGCACCGGATGGGTTTTGGTCCGTCATGACGCGCTGGTGCCAGCTGAATATAGCGCCATGGTGCCATGGCCCGTGCGGGCCGTTGGCGGTATCTCGCGTGTCTTTGCGATACGAGGTCGTGCCGATAATCCCGGAGAGCGGTTTGCCAGCGCACTGGAAAAGCTGGGCCCTGCTTATATTAAATTTGGACAAATTCTGGCGACCCGCGCCGATATGCTTGACCCTGTTTTTGTCAAAGGGCTGTCACGCCTGAAAGACAAAGTCCCGCCTTTTGCCATGGATAAAGCCGAAGCCATGCTGGCGGCCGAATGGGGCGGGCCGTGGCAAGATAAGCTGACCAGCCTATCCCCGCCAATCGCGGCAGCGTCTGTCGCGCAAGTGCATAAAGGCGTGCTTAAATCTGGCGAGACGGTCGCGGTGAAAATCCTGCGCCCGAATATCGTGGAGCGCATGTCAAATGATATGGCGGTGCTGGGCATGGTCGCCAATTTGGCCGAAACCTTTGTGCCAGAGAGCCGCCGCCTTGGCCCCAAGGCCTTTATTAAAACCGCGGGCCGTGCGGTGATGTTAGAACTAGACTTACGGCTTGAGGCCGCCGCCGCGTCAGAGCTGATGGAGCCTGCGTTAGAGACAGGGTTTTACCGCGTGCCCGATTTGCATTGGGACTTAGGCGGGAAAAATGTGCTGGTCACCGAATGGATTGACGGCAAGGCGGTATCGGATGAGAGCATCCTAACCGATCTCGATTATGATCCCAAAGACATCGCCACAAAAGTCATGCAGAGCTTTCTGGCCTGTTCGTTTGATTATGGTGTGTTTCACGCGGATATGCATGAAGGCAATATGATTGTGAAACCGCGCGGGGAAGACGGAAAACCCGGTGATTTAGTGCTGATTGATTTTGGTATTTTGGGGCGGTTGGAGCCGCGTGAGCAACGCTTTCACGCAGAAATCCTTTACGGCTTTTTGATGCGTGATTACCGGCGTATTGCCGAAGTGCATTTCGAGGCGGGCTATGTACCCAAACATCACGGTATCGATGATTTCGCTAGTGCCCTTCGCGCCGTAGGGGAGCCGATATTTGGCAAGCGCGCGGGCGATGTGCCGATGTCCAAAGTGTTGCTACAATTGTTTGAGATTACAGAGATTTTCGACATGAAAATGCAGCCACAATTAATTATGTTACAAAAAACGATGATGCAAGCCGAAGGCGTGTGTCGCCGATTGGATCCTGATTTTGACATGTGGGAAACGGCGCGACCGATAGTCGAGGCGTCCATGCGCCGCGAATTGGGTGTCGAAGGACGGGTCAATGACCTTCTCGATAATTTAGACCGCGCGCGCCGAACACTAGAAAAACTACCCGACGCGACAGAAAATATCGCCAAACTGGCCAAAGCTTGGGCAGATGGCGACATTGATTTATCCAAAGCAAAGCCGCAGGCCGAGCCGCCCAAGATGGGCGTGTTAAAGCCCGCTGCCTTTATCGGGCTTGGCGCCGTTCTCGCCATTGGTGGTTACGCCGCTGCCAGCATGCTCTAGCGCCCTCTTAACACTGAAATTAGGCTTAGCCTTCGTGCGCCGCCCCCGTTATAAGGGCCTATGAATAAACGTATTCTATTGATTATCGGCGGCGGGATTGCAGCGTATAAATCGCTGTTTTTGATCCGCCTTCTTGCCAAGCGCGGGATTGCCACGCGGGTTATACTAACCAGAGGCGGGTCCGAATTTGTCACGCCTTTATCGGCTGGCTCGTTATCAGGCGAGCGCGTGTTTTCAGACCTGTGGGACTTAACGGCCGAGTCGGAAATGGGGCATATAGAGTTATCGCGCAGTGCAGACCTTGTCGTTGTTGCGCCCGCAACGGCAGATTTGATGGCGAAAGCCGCACACGGCATAGCCAATGATTTGGCGTCCACCACATTACTGGCGACTGATAAGCGCGTTTTATATGTGCCGGCGATGAATGTGCGCATGTGGGAAGCCCCCGCCACACAGCGGAATGTCAAAACCCTTATGGATGACGGGCAATATATCCTTGGCCCTGACGCGGGGTCTATGGCGTGCGGGGAATACGGCCCAGGCCGCATGAGCGAACCAGAATCGATTGCCGACGCGATTGAAAACCTCCTGTCCGCCAGCCAATCGATTGACGCGCCGCAGCCCCTGAAAGGACGGCATGTTTTGATAACGGCTGGCCCAACACGCGAACCGATTGACCCCGTGCGTTATCTGTCAAATCATTCATCGGGCAAGCAGGGCTACGCGATTGCGAGCGCCTGCCGGGCGCTGGGGGCGACAGTCACCTTAGTCTCTGGCCCTGTCAATATCGCCCCGCCCGTGGGGGTTAATCTGGTCGCCGTAGAGACCGCAAGAGACATGCTAAGCGCTTGCGAGGGCGCCCTGCCCGCTGATGTGTTTATATCGGTTGCCGCCGTTGCCGATTGGCGGGCCAAGGATACAGGCGCGAACAAGATTAAAAAAGACAAAGACGGATTGCCGCAACTCGACCTTGTTGAAAATCCCGATATTTTAAAGACCTTATCCAAAGCAGAGAGCAGACCCAGTTTAGTCATCGGATTTGCCGCTGAAACCAATGACGTGATTGATCACGCCAAGGCCAAATTAGCGCGCAAAGGATGTAATTGGATTATTGCCAATGACGTATCAGGCGACGTTATGGGCGGTGATGAAAATGCCATGATTGTCGTAAAGCCAGACAGCGTAACAGAGTGGCCGCGTCAATCAAAAATGGATGCCGCCAAAGCCCTCGCCAATTTAATTGCGGAGCATTTATCATGAGACACAACTTTAACCGCGTTTCAATTTTTATCCTCGCTTTGACAGTCGGCACCGCCGCCTTGGCCGATGATAGCTGCGAAATTGTGACCATGGATTTGACCGTCAGTGAAAAGACAGAAGACAATGTCCGCACAGCAAAATTTCATGACGCGAAGGACTTTATCGATAGTGTTTATGACGACACAGAAGGACATATAAAAGAGGTCGACGGCAAGGCGGTTTTGGCCGTGATGTGCGAGCGAGACACGCTGCTGCCGCAACTGCGCGATTTACCGCTGATTAAGACGGGATTGCCGCTGTCTTTGTCGCAAGATTTTGACAGCACGGAAAGTGGGCTTCTGACTGTTTATGATGACGGCACAGCCTACCGCACGGATTACACAGGGCCAGAGACGCTTGCGCCCGACACTCAGAAATTAAAAGACGTGATGGAGATTATCAATCTTCAGCGCCTTACAAAATAGGACACATAATGAGCCTTGTTGTTGAGATTAAAGCCCTGCCGCATTTTGACGGATTAGAGTTGCCTAAATATGAAACGGTTTTAGCGGCAGGTGCGGATTTACGCGCCGCTGTGCCCGCCCATGCTCCGATGACGCTGTCCCCTGGCGCGCGTGCGCTTGTCCCAACGGGCATGGCTATGGCACTGCCCGCTGGCTATGAAGCGCAAATTCGTCCGCGCTCTGGGCTAGCCTATAAACACGGGGTGACATGCCTAAATACACCCGGCACAATTGACGCGGATTATAGAGGCGAAGTGAAAGTGCTGCTGATTAATCACGGCGATGCACCCTTTGTGATTAATCGCGGCGAGCGCATCGCGCAGATGGTCATCGCGCCGATTACTCAGCCTGATTTTGAAATCGTCAATGAGCTATCCGATACGGCACGCGGCGCGGGCGGTTTTGGCTCCACGGGTGTGAAGTAGGGGCGACATAAGTTTACTTGTAAACCGTCGCAGCCTTAGCCTCCCGCGGCCGCTTTTATAGCAATTTTTATTTCGGGA from Fretibacter rubidus encodes:
- the dapF gene encoding diaminopimelate epimerase translates to MRFLIMNGAKNRFAVFDARANSGFAMDEAKAITICKPGSAVMGEKGADQLVIMRARKDPHADAFMEIWNQKGFEVDACGNATRCIAWLYMQEAGVDTMTLETNAGLLYCRAAGENRVAVDMGPPRLDWSEIPLEEPMHTHHIDVKVGPIDAPMLSNPGAVNMGNPHCVFFVDDFIKAKPERVGPMIEFHPLFPQQVNVGFARVDAPDRIRLKVWERGVGMTLACGTGACAAVVAAHRQKRSGRKVMVEVDGGELLIEWRASDDHVIMTGPIEVEMEGVI
- a CDS encoding amidase; translation: MTRRVTTLLSATAVSLFVLGCAPQNTADKGFVVDAAQDYTASDLVSQTLPELAAQLQSGDITVEQLTRAYLARIDAVDKSGPRLQAVLSLNPNALSDARALDAKREAGEPLGALHGLPILLKDNIESKDPVATTAGALALADNITGRDAPLVAGLREAGAVIIGKANLSQWANFRSRNSMSGWSALGGQVRNPHSLDRNPCGSSSGSGAGVASSLAAGAVGTETNGSIICPSTINGVVGFKPTVGLVSQQYIVPISSSQDTAGPMTKTVRGAAMMLGPMAGNDVDYSAGLSADALRGQRIGVMRFAQGSHSGIQAQFDESLKVLTTAGAELIEIDAFDLGVEGYGGKSFSVLQYEFKATLNDYLASTPDTVETRTLSELIRFNTANTDVELPLFDQSILELSEARGPLSEQAYIDAASEIKLATGKNGIDRLLSEHNVVALVAPSGPLPGRIDPVNGDVWPDWAGAGYLAAVAGYPHLSVPMGTVRGMPIGLSFIGTAGDDGNILGYGYAFEQQSKTRENMSRAAPQYRQSAEDVDVIGTAMRPHALETAARKD
- a CDS encoding M1 family metallopeptidase; amino-acid sequence: MVEHAPLPATDIRDREIPLRGITARGSGDRIQYGLENTAGILEAIEGYFGIPYPYEKLDIIAAPDYAFGAMENPGAIVYREYLMLMDENSALSQRRAYASVHSHEIAHQWFGNLVTPVWWEDIWLNEAFATWMGNKGINLWNPDGNFDRNTLRSSLGAMNIDTLSTTRKVREPLERSENVMDQFDGITYRKGGGVLDMFESYLGEDKFQAGVRLHMARYADGVATGDDFFQSIADGSGNKDVVAAMKSFVDQPGLPIVDAAMSCTGGKAAVKLSQSRYAPLGSKTQQGQSWQIPVCAKFGYADGSTQKVCSLMKRAESTMNRMDENCPTFVMPNENGAGYYRFSLDNEGWTALLANLDKLNTREVLTVQDSLESAFRAGKVDASVFIKGMETLAASSEYDVASGAGDWLSWFYDRLPETSRPDVARLTTDMYAARYKAIAGTDTVEGDLLAPTLAARLVSMGGDTALKADFAAKGQAYLAGDKDAIAPNMLSRALRAAMEAKDTFGTAERLLNMAKDGSSFEKGAAIGALAQTKNPSIAAMLRDTALVDDVTLTGRQATSLISTMLGSDELGEETWAWFKQNFKLFVDTRVPDVRKGGMPGFGGRFCSTERRDEVRDFFTENAAVIPGYERSLAQTLESIELCAALKEAKADETVAALKAR
- the mtaB gene encoding tRNA (N(6)-L-threonylcarbamoyladenosine(37)-C(2))-methylthiotransferase MtaB — encoded protein: MTLPSPIDAAKTTKTKVITLGCRLNAYESDVMRGHADDMDLNNAVIINTCAVTSEAVRQSRQTIRRAKKENPEATLIVTGCAAQIDPKAFAAMEGVDRVIGNNEKMLAGTFDPERLLGGEAIQVNDIMAVRETAPQFITGANRAVIKSQSRTRAFLQVQNGCDHRCTFCIIPFGRGPARSVPAGEVVAHVRDLVRQGYGEVVLTGVDLSSWGGDLPGTPPLGDLVRRVLKLVPELPRLRLSSIDPAEVDDALFEALTTEPRMTPYVHLSLQAGDDMILKRMKRRHSRGDVVSLCARLKAARPEITFGADMIAGFPTEDEAMFETGRQIINEIGIPWLHVFPYSPRDGTPAAKMPPVNGKLIKARAKILRAEGEAVKAAHLQSRIGDIDTALFEETGLGRLPDFTLVKVDNPPAAGQFGRVKITDSDGEYALGRIEEE